Proteins encoded together in one Triticum dicoccoides isolate Atlit2015 ecotype Zavitan chromosome 7B, WEW_v2.0, whole genome shotgun sequence window:
- the LOC119335640 gene encoding predicted GPI-anchored protein 58: MEGRVLRRSVTLADQLAAVGPPAAAPPGQPGSCNLRDLLKLRDEDDGRRAAAVTLASAMQADRRASPSPPSSSAAVAAAAARTLLDIIRDDQPAPPASHAAVAAGDPFVRRAVSLPAPQTTPAPGPALTRPVAAPVTPPEASPPQPPTDREEEEEEQGERVSLMALLEQTERQWSAGATVQQEQEQDPASEPSSQEALVPEDDAELPEPGRGAGCCCVCMARAKGVAFIPCGHTFCRACARELLAGRGRCPLCNAAILDVLDIF, translated from the coding sequence ATGGAGGGGAGGGTGCTGCGGCGCAGCGTCACGCTGGCGGACCAGCTGGCCGCCGTGggcccgcccgccgccgcgccgccggggcAGCCGGGCTCCTGCAACCTCCGCGACCTGCTCAAGCTGCGCGACGAGGAcgacggccgccgcgccgccgcggtcACCCTCGCCTCCGCCATGCAGGCCGACCGCCGGGCCTCCCCCTCGCCgccctcctccagcgccgccgtcgcGGCCGCCGCGGCGCGAACGCTGCTCGACATCATCCGCGACGACCAGCCGGCCCCTCCCGCCTCGCACGCCGCGGTCGCTGCCGGCGACCCGTTCGTCCGCCGCGCGGTGTCCCTGCCGGCCCCGCAGACCACCCCCGCCCCGGGCCCCGCGTTGACTAGACCCGTGGCCGCGCCGGTGACGCCTCCGGAGGCGTCGCCGCCTCAGCCGCCGACggatcgggaggaggaggaggaggagcagggggaGAGGGTGTCCCTCATGGCGCTGCTGGAGCAGACGGAGAGGCAGTGGAGCGCCGGcgcgacggtgcagcaggagcaggagcaggaccCGGCGTCGGAGCCGTCGTCGCAGGAGGCGCTGGTGCCGGAGGACGACGCGGAGCTGCCGGAGCCGGGGCGAGGCGCCGGCTGCTGCTGCGTGTGCATGGCGCGGGCCAAGGGCGTGGCCTTCATCCCGTGCGGCCATACCTTCTGCCGCGCCTGCGCCCGCGAGCTCCTCGCCGGCCGCGGCCGCTGCCCGCTCTGCAACGCCGCCATCCTCGACGTCCTCGACATCTTCTGA